From a single Nicotiana tabacum cultivar K326 chromosome 8, ASM71507v2, whole genome shotgun sequence genomic region:
- the LOC107812085 gene encoding photosystem I reaction center subunit IV A, chloroplastic produces MASCNMASAASNFLVATPNVASNTNTSRTTMLFFSSKNYGSTAPRLVVRAAEEAAPPAAAATAEPAEAPVKAAKPPPIGPKRGTKVRILRKESYWYKGTGSVVACDQDPNTRYPVVVRFNKVNYANVSTNNYALDEIEEVK; encoded by the exons ATGGCAAGTTGTAACATGGCTTCTGCTGCATCAAACTTTTTGGTAGCAACTCCTAATGTTGCCTCTAACACTAACACTTCTCGTACCACTATGTTATTTTTCTCCTCCAAGAACTACGGCAGCACCGCCCCGAGACTCGTCGTAAGGGCGGCAGAAGAGGCGGCGCCACCGGCTGCTGCCGCTACAGCTGAACCAGCTGAAGCTCCGGTCAAAGCTGCCAAGCCACCTCCAATTGGACCCAAGAGAGGAACCAAA GTGAGAATTCTTAGGAAGGAATCTTACTGGTACAAGGGCACAGGTTCAGTTGTAGCTTGTGATCAG GATCCAAATACTCGTTACCCAGTTGTTGTACGATTTAACAAAGTGAATTATGCTAATGTTTCAACCAACAACTATGCATTGGATGAAATCGAAGAAGTGAAATGA